A window of Pararhodobacter sp. genomic DNA:
GCCTCGAACGGGATGATGTGTTCCGAGCGCGAGTTGGAGATTTCCGACGAGCATGACGGCATCATCGACCTGCCAGCCGAGGCGCCTTTGGGCGTGCGCTATATCGACTATGCCAACCTCAACGACCCGATGATCTACATCAAGATCACCCCCAACCGCCCCGATGCGCTGGGCATTCACGGCATTGCCCGCGATCTGGCGGCGCGCGGTCTGGGCACGCTGAAGCCCATCGACGTCACGCCGGTCGTCGGCACCTTCCCCAGTCCGCTGCGCCCGGAAATTGATCCGGCGCTCGCGGCAAAGGGCTGCCCGATCTTCGCGGGCCGGGTGATCCGGGGGGTGAAAAATGGACCTTCGCCGAAATGGCTGCAACAACGGCTGCGCGCGATTGGCCTGCGTCCGATCTCAAAGCTGGTGGATATCACCAATTTCTTCACCTTCGCCTATAACCGCCCCCTGCACGTCTTTGACGTGGCCAAGGTCGCCGGTGATGCGCTGCGGATCCATCCGGCGCAGGGCGGCGAAGAGATCCTGGCGCTGGACGGCAAGACCTATGCGCTGCACGCCGGGATGATGGCGATTTCCGACGCAAACGGCGTCGAAAGCATCGCCGGGATCATGGGCGGCGAGGCCACCGGCTGCACCGACGACACCACCGAGGTGTTCGTGGAATCCGCTTATTGGGACCCGATCACCGTGGCCACCGCCGGGCGCGCGCTGAAAATCAACTCGGATGCGCGCTATCGCTTTGAGCGTGGCGTGGACCCTGAGTTCACCATCCCGGGCCTTGAATTGGCGACCCGCATGATCCTCGATCTGTGCGGCGGTGAGGCCAGTGCGCTGGCGGTTGACGGCACCGTGCCCGACACCACCCGCGCCTATAGGTTCGACGCGGCAAAGGTTGCCAGCCTTGTCGGCATGGACATTCCCGAGGCCACGCAACGCGCCACCCTGACCGCGCTGGGCTTTGTGCTGAACGGCGACATGGCGACCGCACCGAGCTGGCGCCCAGACGTGCTGGGCGAGGCCGATCTGGTCGAGGAGGTCGCGCGCATTGCGTCCCTGAGCAAGCTTGAGGGCAAGCCCATGACGCGCGTCACGGCGGGGGTGCCCGCGCCAATCCTGACGCCGTTCCAGATGCGCGAACGTCTGGCGCGGCGCACGATGGCCTCGTTGGGTTATCACGAATGCGTGCATTACAGCTTTATCGACAAGCCGTCCGCGGTGATGTTCGGCGGCGGCGACGATGCCTTGTCGCTGCAAAACCCGATCTCCAGCGAGTTGTCGCATATGCGTCCTGATCTGCTGCCGGGTCTGTTGCAGGCCGCGGCCCGCAATCAGGCGCGCGGCTATATGGATGTGGCGCTGTTCGAACTGGGGCCGGTGTTTCACGGCGGTGAGCCGGGCGAGCAGGCGATTCACGCGACCGGGCTGTTGGTCGGGGCCAACGCCGCGCGCGATTCGCATGGCAGCCGCCGCGCCGTGGACCTGTTCGACGCCAAAGCCGATGCCGAGGCCGTTCTGGCCGCCATCGGTGCGCCCGCCCGGATGCAGTCGGATCGCACGATCCCCGGCTGGTTTCACCCGGGCCGCGCGGGCCGTCTGACGCTGGGGCCGAAATTGGCGCTGGCGGTCTTTGGCGAGGTTCACCCGCGCGTCCTGAAAGCCTATGGCCTCAAGGGGACCGCCGTCGCCTTTACCGTGTTCCCCGAGGCCGTGCCTCTGCCGCGGAAAGCGACCAGCACACGTCCGGCCCTGGCGCTGAATGATCTGCAAGCCGCCGAGCGTGACTTTGCCTTTGTGCTGGACGCGCAGACCGAGGCGATGAGCGTGGTCAACGCCGCTCAGGGCGCCGACAAGGCCCTGATCGAGTCGGTCACCGTGTTCGACGAATTCACCGGCGACCGGGCCGAGGCGCAGATGGGGGCGGGCAAGAAATCGTTGGCCATCACCGTGCGTCTGCAACCCCAGGACCGGACCCTGACCGAGAAAGACATCGAGGCGGTCAGCGCCAAGATCGTCGACAAGGTCAACAAGGCGACAGGCGGCACTCTGCGCGGCTAGGTCAGGTGCGCGGGTAATCAATCAACGGCGACGGTTTGGCAAAAGCGGTCAGATCGTCGCTGTCGGTGATCGTCACCGCCGAGCCGTCGAACACCACGCCATATTGCCGCAAGGTCTTGATCGCCCGCGACAAGTTCTCGGCGGTCATGCCCAGATACGACGCCAGTTTCCGCTTTTCGATGCGCAGCGAGAATTCATGGCTGCCCCCCTGCGCCCGCTGTTGGCGCAGCAGATAATTTGCCAGACGCTCGACCGAGGTGCGCAGCTTGAGGTCCTTGGAGGATTTCACCACCGAGCGATAACATTGCGCCAGTTCCACGACGATGTGGCGCGCAAATTCGGCGTCTTTCTCGAAGACCGCCCGCACATCGACCGAGGGCAGCAGCACCACGCGCGCCTTGTCCAGTGTCCGAGCCGACATCAGATACGGGCCATCCTTGATGGTTGCCGCCAGAATGAAGGTCGATACCGGCATCATGGTGGCCAAGGTCGTCTCGCGACCGTTCCACGTCGCATAGAGCTCGACGCTTCCCTCGATCACGACATGCAGGAAATCCGCCGGATCTCCTTCGCGGATCAAGTCGATTTGCGGCGGGAAATTCTGCACATAGGCGCCGCGAATGAGCGTCTGGTAATGCTCGTCCGCCATCCCGGCGAACAGATCAAGCGCGCGAATTTCCGGGTACTGATGGGGAATCATTGGCAAGGTCTCGATTCAGAGGACGGGTCAGATCACCACTAAGATTGACTAAAGTCAATTGATCATTTGACTTATCTGATGTCTCCGACTGCGATTTTGTGACCTGTCCATAACAAAGGTTGACCGCGGAAATATTTTGGCAAAACTCTACCCGTGACTTGATCTCGATCATGCGAAAGACCGGCGAGACGCGCTTTATCCGCTGTCAAAACGAGGCGTCACAATGACGCCCATTTTGCGAAAGGACATGTGATGACGACAATGAGCGGCATACCGCGTGCGGATCAGACCCGCGCGCTTAGCCTCAGCACAATTGCCTTTACGCTCAACTTTGCGGTCTGGACGATCTTCGCGATCATCGGTGTTCAGATCAAGACTCAGTTGGGCCTCAATGAAACCCAATTCGGCATTCTGGTGGCCACGCCGGTCCTGACCGGCTCGCTGACACGTTTGATGCTGGGTATCTGGACCGAACAATATGGCGGCCGGATCGTGTTCCCGATCCAGATGCTGCTGGCGGCGACGGCCACCTGGTTGCTGACCTTTGCCGAATCCTATCCGGTGTTCTTGCTGGCGGCCTTGGGCGTCGGCCTAGCCGGTGGCTCGTTCGCGGTTGGTGTGGCCTATGTCTCGCACTGGTATCCACGCGAAAAGCAGGGCACGGCTCTGGGCATCTTTGGCGCCGGGAACGTGGGGGCTGCGGTCACCAAATTCGGTGCTCCGTTCATCATGGTGGCCTTTGGCTGGGAAGCGGTCGCCAATATCTGGGCGCTGGGCCTGGCGGCGATCGCGGTCATCTTCTTCGTTTTTGCCAAGGATGACCCGGTCTTTGCCGCACGCCGCAAATCGGGTGCCAAACCGGCAACCGTCAGATCGCAACTCGAGCCGCTGAAGAACCTTCAGGTCTGGCGCTTCTCGCTGTATTATTTCTTCGTGTTCGGGGCCTTCGTGGCGCTGGCACTGTGGCTGCCGCACTATCTGGTGGACATGTATGACGTCGATATCCGCACGGCCGGTATGGCGGCGGCGGCGTTTTCGCTCTCGGCCAGTGTTTTCCGCGCCTATGGCGGCCACCTGAGCGACCGGTTCGGCGCACGGGCGGTCATGTACTGGACCTTCGGCTTCTCCTTGCTGCTGCTGTTCATGCTGTCTTACCCGCCGACCAGCTACACCATCCATGCCGTGCACGGGGACATCTCGTTTTCGACCAGCATGAGCTTTGGCCCCTTCGTGCTGATGATCTTTGCGCTCGGCTTTTTCATGAGCCTCGGCAAGGCGGCGGTCTACAAGCACATTCCGGTCTATTACCCCGATAACGTCGGCTCGGTCGGCGGCCTGGTGGGCATGATCGGTGGTCTGGGCGGCTTCGTGTTGCCCATCCTCTTCGGCGCTTTGCTGGATCTGACGGGGGTGTACACGACCTGTTTCGTGCTCTTGTTCGGTCTGGTCGCCGTTGCGTTGACCTGGATGCACATGGCGATTCGCAACATGGAACGCGCCCACCCCGAGGTGGCCCGCGATCAACTGCCGCAACTGCCTGAATTCGAGGGTATGACGATCCCGGCAGGGCCGTCTGCGGCGGTTCTGACCGAGTGGGAGCCCGAGAACCCGGAATTCTGGGAGAGAAAAGGCAAACGGATCGCCACACGCAATCTGTGGATCTCGATCCCCGCCTTGCTGCTCGCCTTCTCGGTGTGGATGGTCTGGTCCGTGGTTGTGGCGAAATTGCCTGCTATCGGCTTCGACTTCAACCAAGGGCAGTTGTTCTGGCTGGCCGCGCTGCCCGGTCTCTCGGGTGCGACGTTGCGGATCTTCTACAGCTTCATGGTGCCGATCTTTGGCGGCCGGTTGTGGACCACGCTGTCAACCGCCTCGTTGCTGGTGCCCGCCATGGGCATTGGTTACGCGGTGCAAGACCCTGAGACCCCGTACCTGATCTTCCTCGTGCTGGCGCTGCTGTGTGGTCTGGGCGGCGGTAACTTCGCCTCGTCGATGGCCAATATCAGCTTCTTCTATCCGAAGGCTGAAAAGGGTCACGCGCTGGCGCTGAATGCCGGTCTGGGTAACCTCGGCGTGTCGGTGATGCAGTTCCTGGTTCCGCTGGCGATCACCATGGGCGTCTTTGGCCTGATGGGCGGCGATCCGCAGCCTTTGGCTGACGGTGGCGAGCTGTGGCTGCAGAACGCGGGCTTTGTCTGGGTTCCGTTCATCATCCTCGCCACGATTGCCGCGTTCTTCGGCATGAACGACATCGCCTCGGCCAAGTCGTCCTTTGCCGATCAAGCGGTGATCTTCTCGCGGTACCACAACTGGATCATGTGCATCCTCTATACGGGCACCTTCGGCAGCTTCATCGGCTATTCCGCAGGCTTCCCGCTGCTGATGCGCACCCAGTTCCCGGATGTGAACGCACTGCAATTCGCGTTCCTCGGGCCGCTTGTGGGCGCACTCAGCCGCGCCGGCACGGGTTGGGTCTCGGATCGCTTCGGCGGTGGGCGGGTGACGCTCTGGGTCTTCGTCGGGATGATCCTGGCGGTGTTCGGTGTGCTGCAATTCCTGCCACTGAACGGCTCGGGCGGTAACTTCTGGATGTTCTTTGCCTGCTTCATGGCGCTGTTCTTCCTGACCGGCGTTGGCAATGCCTCGACTTTCCAGATGATCCCGGTCATCATGCGTCGCGAAGTGCCGCGCTTGATGCCCAAGCTTGATGCGGCAGCGGCGCAAAAGCAGGTCGAGCGTGAAAGCGCCGCGATCATCGCCTTTACCTCGGCGATTGCAGCCTACGGCGCATTCTTCATCCCGAAATCCTACGGCACATCCATCGCGATGACCGGAGGACCAGAAGCCGCACTTTGGGGGTTCGGGATTTTCTACGCGGTCTGTGTGGCGCTGACTTGGTACTACTACGCCCGTCGCAACGCACCGGTTCCTTGCTGAACCCATAAGGCACGCCGCTGGGCCACGGCCCGGCGGCCACCCATTCTGACAGGAGACTGACATGAGCCATCTGCTCGATCGCCTAAATTTCTTTCAGTCCAAGGAATTGGACACGTTTTCCAACGGGCATGGCCAGACCACCCGCGAGAACCGCGACTGGGAGGACACCTATCGCAAACGCTGGCAGCACGACAAAATCGTCCGCTCGACCCATGGTGTGAACTGCACCGGATCCTGCAGCTGGAAGATCTACGTCAAATCCGGCATCGTGACCTGGGAGACCCAGCAGACCGACTACCCGCGCACGCGCCCCGACCTGCCGAACCACGAGCCCCGTGGCTGCGCGCGCGGTGCGTCGTATAGCTGGTATCTGTATTCCGCGAACCGGGTGAAGAACCCGCTGGTCCGGGGCCGGTTGATGAAAGTCTGGCGCCGCATGCGCGAGACGATGTCGCCGATTGCCGCCTGGACGGCGATCCAGAATGACCCGATCCTGCGCGAATCTTATGTCAAGACGCGTGGCAAGGGCGGCTTCGTGCGCGCCACCTGGGACGAGGCGACCGAAATCACCGCCGCCGCCAACGCCTATACCGTCAAGACCTACGGCCCTGACCGCGTGTTCGGCTTCTCGCCGATCCCGGCGATGTCGATGATTTCCTACGCGGCTGGCTCGCGCTATCTGTCGCTGCTGGGCGGCGTCTGCATGTCGTTCTATGACTGGTATTGCGACTTGCCACCGGCCAGCCCGCAGACCTGGGGCGAGCAAACCGACGTGCCGGAATCGGCCGACTGGTATAACTCGGGCTACCTGCTGCTCTGGGGCTCGAACGTGCCGCAGACGCGCACGCCCGACGCGCATTTCTACACCGAAGCCCGCTACAAGGGCACCAAATCCGCCGTCATCTGCCCCGACTATTCCGAGGCCGCGAAATTCGGTGACGTCTGGCTGAACGCCAAGCAGGGCACCGACGCGGCACTGGGCATGGCCTTTGGCCACGTCATCCTGCGCGAGTTCCACCTGAACCGTCAGGTGCCGTATTTCGACGACTACACCCGCAAATACTCGGACTTCCCGATGCTGGTGAAGCTGGAGGAAAAGGACGGACGCTTGATTCCGGGCCGCTTCCTGCGGGCGGATGATCTGGACGGCAAACTGGGTGAAACCAACAACCCCGACTGGAAAACCGTCGCCTGGGATGAGACCTCGAACGGTCTGGTCGCGCCGAATGGCTCGATCGGCTATCGCTGGGGACAAGAGGGCGAATGGAACCTCGAGGAGCGCGCCGGCAAGGCTGACACGCGTCTGAAAATGTCGCTGGTCGACGACGCCGACCATGACGCGGTTGTCGAGGTTGATTTCCCGTATTTCGGCGGCCAGGCCGTTGGCCAATTCGCCACCGACGCGACACACCCCGACGTGTTGCCGCGCAACATCGCGGTCAAGAAGATCCAGACCGCCGAGGGTGAAATCCAGGTTGCCACCGTGTTCGACCTGTTCTGCGCCAACTATGGCCTCGATCAAGGGCTGGGCGGCGACTGGGTCAGCAATGACTTTGGCGATGATTTGCCCGGCACGCCGAAATGGGCGGAAAAGATCACCGGCG
This region includes:
- the pheT gene encoding phenylalanine--tRNA ligase subunit beta, which encodes MKFTLSWLKEHLETDATLDDIVEALTDLGLEVEDVMDPAASLGGFRIARILESSPHPDADRLRLCRVETFPDGPGGKAEEVQVVCGAPNARTGLVGVFAPVGTFIPGTGVDLKPGVIRGQASNGMMCSERELEISDEHDGIIDLPAEAPLGVRYIDYANLNDPMIYIKITPNRPDALGIHGIARDLAARGLGTLKPIDVTPVVGTFPSPLRPEIDPALAAKGCPIFAGRVIRGVKNGPSPKWLQQRLRAIGLRPISKLVDITNFFTFAYNRPLHVFDVAKVAGDALRIHPAQGGEEILALDGKTYALHAGMMAISDANGVESIAGIMGGEATGCTDDTTEVFVESAYWDPITVATAGRALKINSDARYRFERGVDPEFTIPGLELATRMILDLCGGEASALAVDGTVPDTTRAYRFDAAKVASLVGMDIPEATQRATLTALGFVLNGDMATAPSWRPDVLGEADLVEEVARIASLSKLEGKPMTRVTAGVPAPILTPFQMRERLARRTMASLGYHECVHYSFIDKPSAVMFGGGDDALSLQNPISSELSHMRPDLLPGLLQAAARNQARGYMDVALFELGPVFHGGEPGEQAIHATGLLVGANAARDSHGSRRAVDLFDAKADAEAVLAAIGAPARMQSDRTIPGWFHPGRAGRLTLGPKLALAVFGEVHPRVLKAYGLKGTAVAFTVFPEAVPLPRKATSTRPALALNDLQAAERDFAFVLDAQTEAMSVVNAAQGADKALIESVTVFDEFTGDRAEAQMGAGKKSLAITVRLQPQDRTLTEKDIEAVSAKIVDKVNKATGGTLRG
- a CDS encoding cyclic nucleotide-binding domain-containing protein, with the protein product MIPHQYPEIRALDLFAGMADEHYQTLIRGAYVQNFPPQIDLIREGDPADFLHVVIEGSVELYATWNGRETTLATMMPVSTFILAATIKDGPYLMSARTLDKARVVLLPSVDVRAVFEKDAEFARHIVVELAQCYRSVVKSSKDLKLRTSVERLANYLLRQQRAQGGSHEFSLRIEKRKLASYLGMTAENLSRAIKTLRQYGVVFDGSAVTITDSDDLTAFAKPSPLIDYPRT
- a CDS encoding MFS transporter, translated to MTTMSGIPRADQTRALSLSTIAFTLNFAVWTIFAIIGVQIKTQLGLNETQFGILVATPVLTGSLTRLMLGIWTEQYGGRIVFPIQMLLAATATWLLTFAESYPVFLLAALGVGLAGGSFAVGVAYVSHWYPREKQGTALGIFGAGNVGAAVTKFGAPFIMVAFGWEAVANIWALGLAAIAVIFFVFAKDDPVFAARRKSGAKPATVRSQLEPLKNLQVWRFSLYYFFVFGAFVALALWLPHYLVDMYDVDIRTAGMAAAAFSLSASVFRAYGGHLSDRFGARAVMYWTFGFSLLLLFMLSYPPTSYTIHAVHGDISFSTSMSFGPFVLMIFALGFFMSLGKAAVYKHIPVYYPDNVGSVGGLVGMIGGLGGFVLPILFGALLDLTGVYTTCFVLLFGLVAVALTWMHMAIRNMERAHPEVARDQLPQLPEFEGMTIPAGPSAAVLTEWEPENPEFWERKGKRIATRNLWISIPALLLAFSVWMVWSVVVAKLPAIGFDFNQGQLFWLAALPGLSGATLRIFYSFMVPIFGGRLWTTLSTASLLVPAMGIGYAVQDPETPYLIFLVLALLCGLGGGNFASSMANISFFYPKAEKGHALALNAGLGNLGVSVMQFLVPLAITMGVFGLMGGDPQPLADGGELWLQNAGFVWVPFIILATIAAFFGMNDIASAKSSFADQAVIFSRYHNWIMCILYTGTFGSFIGYSAGFPLLMRTQFPDVNALQFAFLGPLVGALSRAGTGWVSDRFGGGRVTLWVFVGMILAVFGVLQFLPLNGSGGNFWMFFACFMALFFLTGVGNASTFQMIPVIMRREVPRLMPKLDAAAAQKQVERESAAIIAFTSAIAAYGAFFIPKSYGTSIAMTGGPEAALWGFGIFYAVCVALTWYYYARRNAPVPC